In Quercus robur chromosome 11, dhQueRobu3.1, whole genome shotgun sequence, the sequence GGTGGTAGGGtacaattttattgaatttgagACAAGTGTTAATGTTTAGATAGAGCGAGAAATTGGGGGATGTCCTATTATCCTCATTAGTCATTTCATGTGGCTTTCCTtcctataaattattttttggagaaatcCTTCTTATAATTTGTGATAGCATACTATCCTTTTTGTACCTGAACCGTAATACCAAACTAGTCTAATATTTCTTGACTacttgaaagaagaagaagaagaagaagaagaagaaaagagattaaaatttttaagactTATTAATTGATAGGATAGTTTACTCTATGTAAACTCTattatttaaatcattaaaaaaatttataattctaATTCAACTAAAATTGTATTACcaatagtttaaaataaaatttaggttaAAGTGCAAACtacaccctaaagtttgggaatttttagatttagactttaaaattttagaatttgaattttacccctaGAATTAATATTCTATTTGCATCAACCTCTTAAACTCCAAAAGCCCATGCCTGGCTTCTTTCGGACACATCATCGACGACTCTAGAGCCATTGCTTCGTCTTTTAGATATTACTCGTTCAGCCACACGAAACGAATGGGTAACAATGTAGCTGATAAATTGGCCAAACTGgcaaagttttgtaattttcctCAAATTTGGTTGGAGGACATTCACCATGATACTGCCAATTTTGTAATGATGGACAGGAGTCACTGttgaatcaataaaataatagtattctttctcaaaaaaaaaaaaaattttatttgcattAGCAGCCATTCtatctatattttttgttaagtgtCATATAAACTTGTCATTCATGTTTTGTTTGTCCAATAAAATGATGCTAcgttatttaactttttttaaaaaataattaaagtttaTGTTACACTTAATGAAACATATAGACGAAGAGATCATTGATGCAAACGGAATATAACttcaaatgataaattttaaattgtaaaattttagagtataaaatctaaaatcctAAACTCAACTGTATGATTTGCAATTTTacctaaaatttaatatatatatatatatatatatatttatatttatatatttgtgtaGGGTTATAATTTGGGGTCCAAGTCCAAAGtgtatggagtcttggtccaatgaacccaatacaattaatttgtaaagaATGGGTTGGAAACTCGGGCCTTAGCGAATCAGACGAGCGACCAACATGCCTAAGtgataaataaagaaagataacatCAGTTTACTAGGGAGAGTCATCCTCGGATTTTATCTGAGGAGGAGGTTGATTCTTAATATGTTGTTTGTCCTCCTTCTTTACCAGTCCCGTCccttctattttatattatcttcctCTCATCTCCaccgtccacgtgtagatttagatttatggtgctgatacttgtcccatcagccctccccaaagtcgttgggagtggttgtaaaggctggAAAGTAAAGTTCAGTTAGTTGCAGAACACTTAATGCATTGACAGCaactttttcttagatatttccatgcctctctttgtcattttctttcttgataCTTATCCTCCAGTGGTCCGATGCGTCACTTTCAGATGGTTGACCGTCCCCTTTCTTCTCGGCTTGgcttgtccgaggaggagttcttTCTTGAgttgggcccttggcccaacaCATACATTGGCATGAATTTCCCGATTTATCACCCCCACAATTTgttattttgattatatatcaTAATTTTGTGTTTAGTAAAACTTACGCACTGTATGCTTGCAGTGTTGCACAAAATGATTCAATATATGTGTATATTACACATCGTCAAACTAAAGTGTTTTTGTCCTTTCACATTAATTATTAAAGATATCTAATTTACTTTAAAGTAAAACTCTACCAAAGTTTCAAGACACTCAACAATTATTaagaattttctcaaaacaaattaagaagataatttctcaaaaacaaaagaatatactagtattagtaaaatattgtatttaacCTTCACATAtaattaatactttttattttatttttattgtaacgCAATAGTTTTATTTAACCTTTACACataattaatacttttttttttaaaaaaattacataataaataatttaatactacttGTTAGGGGTAAATTGCTAAATATACCCTTAAAATTTGAAGTTACttgaattttacatatttttaattttaaaatttggttcCGTGGCAAAAATACACCATGGTCAGTTTTGGCAGCTGGTTAACTAACAAGTACGCACGTgtttacttatccaaaaaaaaaaagtacgcaCGTGTTTATTTTGCCTATGAAGAAGCACAAACTAAACTCTAAACTCAATCAAAACGACATCGTTTCACATCGCAATTCCCAAACTCAGCCACGGccaacaaacccaaaacccagatttttttttttctcttctactCATCGTGAACCCGAAACCCAGCGGCTTATCGTGAACCCATCTGATACAAGGCGGTGGTGACGCCGACGGTGAGTTCGCTTTTTCTTCACTTCAACTCTCTTTCGCTTTTTCCTGCTATTACTGGATTTGGGGTGTTTTTCCTGTGTGTTAGTTATAGTTGAAAAGAGTTGAACTGTGCAGAATTGAGAATCTGGGGTTTTATACTTTTCATTCAAAACTGCAGTTGGGTTTGGGTTCTTGTTTTTGTCTTTGAAGGGGTTGTTGGTTTTTGTGTGTTTAGGCTGATATATGGGTTCGGTGTGAAAAGGGGCACGAAAGGTGTTTGTGAAAAGTTCTCTTAGAATTTCAGGAAATTAACGCTCGTTACAAACAAATAACATGGTGCAACAAAtagttcatcaaattgaatgctttgttggtagcttttatatttctttcagAACTGCAGTTGGGTATTGGGTACttgtttttgtatattttctctTTGGATCAAATATCAACTGAAGTtaatcattcattcattcaaagGATTCTTAGTATTGTTTGGTTGCTCGATTAACTTGTTCTTGCATGCATAGGATCCActaaagttcaattttttggttgtcctattttgaaatcatttgaTAGACCTAATTTTTCATGCAACACATTTAAAAAcactttattataatatttcaatatacTAGGTACATATGATTTAAGTTGTATATGTATAGTaaatatatttagaattttgCGTCTCACTTTACTCAGGCTAGCGCCTTTTGTTGCCTCATGCCTCGGGCAATACAATTCCTTGGCGCCTTAAGGTTGGCTTTCACTTTTGACTACCTTGATTCTAATTAAAATCCGGCCCCTTATTTTGGCCTTTTAGGTTTGGTGTGATTGCCTAgcgttttattattatatttcctGTTCTATCCTGTTTCAGCCCAAAACAACCATCACCTAAAACCCTTAAACATCAATCCTTATTCAAGAACCCTTCAAGAACTCATCAAGAAATCTAGTATAGTGCTGAATTCTTAAAGATCCTGTATAAACTGtgcaaatgtaattttttattctaataagGGCTTCACGTATAAGGTTGGTTCAGCTCTACTGCcttttttgtatatttatagtatataacaagttattagtaATTTATTCATTTCACTTCACTAGTCATTCAGTCTATAGTTTTACATGCTTAAATAATCGAATATGtagtcctttcttttttctttttttgtatcaaaagaattgaaaattttcttatttaaaaatattttgtacaaCAGGAACTGATAAcatggaagaagaagatgattaTGTTGAATATATTCCCGTGGCAAAGCGTAGGGCCATGGAAGCACAGAAGATTCTTCAGCGCAAAGGGAAGTCTTCTTCCCTTGAAGAAGAGATGGAGAAATCAAAACTTGCTGAGGCCAAACCAAGCCTTCTTGTAAAAGCATCGCAATTGAAGCGAGAGCAACCTGAGATTAGTCCTACTGAGCAGATTGTGCAACAAGAGAAGGAAATGATTGAGCACTTATCAGATCGGAAAACTTTAATGTCTGTTCGTGAATTGGCAAAGGGGATTACTTATACGGAACCTTTGTTGACGGGATGGAAGCCACCTTTGCCCATTAGAAGGATGTCGAAAAATGAATGTGATGCAATTCGGAAGCAGTGGCACATTATAGTTGATGGTCTAGATATACCCCCACCAATTAAGGATTTTAAGAATATGAGGTTTCCAGAACCAATTTTGAAGATGTTAAAGTCCAAGGGTATTGTACGTCCAACTCCCATTCAGGTGCAAGGTCTTCCTGTGATTTTGTCTGGGAGGGATATGATTGGTATTGCATTCACAGGCTCAGGCAAGACATTGGTTTTTGTGCTGCCAATGATTATGGTAGCACTGCAGGAGGAGATTATTATGCCTATTGTTCCAGGAGAGGGGCCATTTGGTTTGATTATATGCCCATCAAGAGAGCTTGCAAGGCAGACTTATGAAGTGGTAGAACAGTTTTTGGCTCCCATGAGAGAGGCTGGTTACCCGGAACTAAGACCTTTGCTTTGTATAGGTGGAGTTGATATGAGATCTCAGTTAGAGATTGTGAAGAAGGGTGTTCATATTGTTGTTGCCACTCCGGGAAGGTTGAAGGATATGTtggcaaagaaaaaaatgagCCTTGACAATTGCAGGTAAGTACTATCAATTCCATAATTCTTATAGAACAGTCAATTATTAGGCTGTCCTTCAGAACttgtactattattatatttataattgcTCCCACGTTCACATTGGTAATGGGGCTGTTTGGCCATCAGCATGTAACCTATCTGGCAGCAAAGTAGTACGACAACATTATGTTTCAATTTCCTCCTCTTGAAATACCTTTGTAGAAAGTAATTTTTGGTAGAATTATTTTGAATCCACGTTGAtatgcttcattttcttctctttggaGGCAAAATTTTCTGTTGCCTGGCTGCTTTCCAGAATCATTCAATCTTTGTGtggataaaatttttttaatgttgataACTGAGTGAGTGATGTTTCCTAACAAGTGGTTGATAACTGCTGGTATGTACTGTAACATGATTTTGAAGACCAAGTTACTTTTTAGATTATTTTGAATGCAGTTATATATAAATGTCCACCTTCCAATAAGCTCTAGCTAAAATGGTGTCTCAAACCATTGTTTCTAAGTGTGGAGGCTAAAGTTGCAGGTTTAAGCTGCATGTGTGTAACTTTTCTATAATGTTGAGCTTGTTTTTtgaattataatattaatactACTTTTCCTGCAGGTATCTTACTTTAGATGAGGCAGATAGGTTAGTTGATTTGGGCTTCGAAGATGATATAAGAGAAGTATTTGACCATTTTAAAGCTCAACGACAGACTCTCCTATTTTCTGCCACCATGCCCACCAAGATTCAGAACTTTGCCAGAAGTGCTCTGGTAAAACCTGTTACAGTTAATGTGGGAAGGGCAGGAGCGGCAAATCTTGATGTGATTCAGGAAGTAGAATATGTGAAGCAAGAAGCTAAGATCGTTTACCTCCTTGAATGTCTACAGAAAACCCCACCTCCTGTTTTAATATTCTGTGAAAACAAGGCTGATGTGGATGACATTCATGAATACCTCCTCCTGAAAGGAGTTGAAGCAGTGGCCATTCATGGAGGCAAAGATCAGGAGGAGAGAGAGTATGCTATTTCATCCTTTAAGGCAGGAAAGAAAGATGTCTTGGTTGCAACTGATGTTGCGTCAAAGGGATTGGATTTTCCTGATATTCAACATGTCATCAATTATGACATGCcagctgaaattgaaaactatgTTCATAGGATTGGACGAACCGGAAGATGTGGCAAGACTGGCATAGCCACAACGTTTATAAACAAGAATCAAAGTGAGACGACACTTCTTGATCTGAAACATCTCTTGCAAGAAGCGAAGCAGAGGATTCCACCAGTGTTGGCTGAGCTAAATGATCCAATGGAAGATGCGGAATTAGTTGCCAATGCAAGTGGGGTTAAGGGCTGTGCATATTGTGGTGGGCTTGGTCACCGTATTAAGGATTGCCCGAAATTGGAACATCAGAAGAGCATGGCTATTTCCAGCTCTAGAAGGGACTACTTTGGGTCTGGTGGTTACAGGGGGGAGATATGATTTTAAATTAACCACTCCTTGTATACTGATGTTTTACTCAATCGTTGGATACTTTGCGATTGTCTCCAGAGATGGTCCTGCTGACTCTTCTTGTTAAGTTGAACATTGACACTGGAAATGTTCTCATGAACTTTGATGGCGTTGAATCTTTGAGTGTATAATGTATTGTATGATGACCTGTACTGAAATATATTTCAGGTTGgcaaattttgaaaagtttgtaacctatggtgtacaaacaagctttaaaatttttaagttaacccgaaaaatcaacaacaaataaaaattcaccAATAGGTTAATGCTAAATTGGAAACTTTAAAGTTTTTAAGGTGACTCTGCCTtagtaaaatcattaaaaataaaatttcctgaACTACAACTTTTTCCACAATTATTCTCTATGCCAGATTGTGACTGGTTGCTTGTTACTTTTACACAGGCGCATCATTTTTCTCCACTGCTCACAATCCACTACATAagataattgaattaaaaatttagtAAAAGTTTGTGTTTGtcaaatctctctcttcctctcaacaatcaaaagttttttttttttaataaaaaaaaaaaatcactttatttTAACACATTGCTAAAAATTTGTCAAGCATAAAACAAAGTGATTTTTTAAAAGCTTTCTTTGCGGTTGTTGTATTTCGGAATGTACTTCTTAAGGTGCAAACTTTTACAAAGTGGACTACATCCTTCCTCCCAAGAGGCAGAATTTTACAAGGAAGTTTCAAAAGTATAATGTGCTTGGTTAAGAGAATTTGAAGCTAGTTATCAATCAAtagcccccaaaaaaaagggtggggaatcataaaaatgttgaaagTACAGAAACCTTGGGCCTATAATTTAGTCAAAGAAACATTGAATGTCAAACATAAGTAACCAATACGAAAACATTAAGGAAGTCGGCCTTAGAAAATTCACATTAGATTAGcaaaaattttagtaaaaaattaaacccaaaaagTCACTTGATAAAACACAAATGTACTAGCCTATTTTTCACTTCCACTtg encodes:
- the LOC126705418 gene encoding DEAD-box ATP-dependent RNA helicase 35 is translated as MEEEDDYVEYIPVAKRRAMEAQKILQRKGKSSSLEEEMEKSKLAEAKPSLLVKASQLKREQPEISPTEQIVQQEKEMIEHLSDRKTLMSVRELAKGITYTEPLLTGWKPPLPIRRMSKNECDAIRKQWHIIVDGLDIPPPIKDFKNMRFPEPILKMLKSKGIVRPTPIQVQGLPVILSGRDMIGIAFTGSGKTLVFVLPMIMVALQEEIIMPIVPGEGPFGLIICPSRELARQTYEVVEQFLAPMREAGYPELRPLLCIGGVDMRSQLEIVKKGVHIVVATPGRLKDMLAKKKMSLDNCRYLTLDEADRLVDLGFEDDIREVFDHFKAQRQTLLFSATMPTKIQNFARSALVKPVTVNVGRAGAANLDVIQEVEYVKQEAKIVYLLECLQKTPPPVLIFCENKADVDDIHEYLLLKGVEAVAIHGGKDQEEREYAISSFKAGKKDVLVATDVASKGLDFPDIQHVINYDMPAEIENYVHRIGRTGRCGKTGIATTFINKNQSETTLLDLKHLLQEAKQRIPPVLAELNDPMEDAELVANASGVKGCAYCGGLGHRIKDCPKLEHQKSMAISSSRRDYFGSGGYRGEI